Below is a genomic region from Bacteroidota bacterium.
AAAAGTTTTTCGCAAGCTCGGACGAACACAGGAGGAAGAATTGCTCCGAAGGCACCTGAAGAAACTGTTGCCAAGCTTGCAAACGGGAAGGGATGCCGGGATGGATGCTGTGCGTCTTGCTGTCGAACTGGGTTATGACCAAGAGGCTGAGGCATTGGCTTTGAAATTGCCTCCGCTCGTCGTTGGCCATTCAAGGGGTCAACTTACAAATAGACTCTTTCGCACATTGCTTTTGCACAACAAACAGATTCTGGCATGGGCACTTTTTGCAATGACGACCGAAGCTCATGACGAAGCGAGCCTTCGTAATTCCGCAGTAGAGCAGCTTGTGAAAAGGGAGATTTCGAACTCGCCCTTAAATTTGGCGCCAATGATGGATTGCCTGAATTCAATGATTGCCACTGTCGTAACGATCGCAAATGGCTGATTTCGCAACAACCGACCAAGAATGGCGGGAAATTTGGGGATGCTCACAGATGAAGTTGGGGCTATACCATCGATTTTCAACGGAAAACCAACTGAAGTTCCTTGCAAAACTTGTCGAACATGCCGACCCAAAGGATCGAAAAGAAATATTCAAGATTTCCAACCGCATCCAGCAAGCTTGGGCAACATCTCCCAACAGCGAACTCGCCCAAGAGATTGCAAACATCCATCTTGTCATCGCTGCCTGGGGTGCATCGAAGCCAACCGTCCGAAAATTGCTGAAGGAGGCAAAAATTCCGAAGCATCAGGTGTCGACAGTGCTGCGGGCAGCAGCAGCGCGAGGCCTTCCAGGCCTTCTCGCCTTGGTGCCGGAGGCCCAATCAAAATTCTTGATTCAGGACTCCATCATCGCCTTACGCGTCGAATGGGAGCTGAAGCAGCGCGGCAAGCGCAACCGATTGGAAAAAATCTTCTATGAATCGCTTCGCAAAGCCATCACCACCAACGACCAAGCGATGCTCTACAATATCAAGACTTTTGTAGGACGCACCTGGAAAGATTTGGAACTCTATCGGGCGTTAATTGAAAAATATCCGTCGGACGCCCAGTGTCTTTCCGAAACCAACCGCGATCTCTACAATTGCCTCCAACATCGATTTGGACTTGAAGATGAGTTGGAGAATTTTTGACAATTTTCCTGCGAACGGTGCTTTCCCCATCCATAATCACGCTCCCAATATCAATGCCGATTCTTGAATGAATTGTCGTGCCTACAAAGATGTAAATTGCTGGCTTTAAAGTCATGCTACTTCGTCCATCGGCAAGAATGAATCGGCGAACGGCGTTTGATGGAAAAGGGTTTTTTCCTATCTTGAGCTTTCAATTCGCAGAAAAATGCGTCGGTACATAGTTGTTTTCCTCCTTGCCTGCTTGTCGGTCGGATCGTCTTTGGCTGCGCCTGTCTCGCGACAAGCAGCTCAACAAATCGCGCGCAATGTCTTCTCTGCAGGCGATGAATTTGCACCCGATGCCGCTGAAATATCTGGCGTGATTGTCCAGAAATGGCAAGGGCTGCCCGTCATCTACGCAGTGAATTTTAGCGAAGGCGGATTTGTCCTGCTCAGTGCCGACGACCGCGCGCGACCCGTCCTTGGAATTTGCCGCGAAGGTGCATTCGATCCCAAAATCCATGTTCCTGCCTTCGAATGGCAAATGGAGGAATGGTCCCGCCAAATCCACCACATTGTCCGCAATCAAATCCCCGCAACCGAAAAAATCAAGCAAGAATGGGCAAAATGGCATTCTCCGCAAGAATGGCTCACGGCCTGCGCCGAAGAAAGCACACCCTTGCACGCACCCAAACCGTTATTGCCGGTTGTCATCGTATCTCCCTTGCTCACCACCACTTGGAACCAAGGCTGCAATTACAACGCCAATTGCCCGGCTGACGGTGGCGGTAGTTGTGGACGCGTATGGACGGGCTGCGGCGCCACCGCGATGGCGCCCCCTTCCTATTCGCTGCAATCGGCCAATTTTGGTGTTTCCACCTACCTTTTGGCTCCATGCCCAACAATGTTTCGTCCGCCAATCCAGCCGTCGCGCAATTGATGCACCACGCCGGGATTTCGCTGGACATGAACTATGGAACCACGGAAAGCACCTGCTTTTTCAGCGAACTCAACAATTCATTCAAGGAGTATTTTCGGTACAGCCTCAGCACCCAAGGCCGCGGCAAACTTACACATACCGATGCCCAATGGGACGTCGTCCTCCGCACCGAGCTCGATGCAGGGCGTGTCGTTCCTTACAATGGCGGCGCGCATATTTGGGTTTGCGATGGCTACCAAACAAGTCCCGACCTCTACCACATGAATTGGGGTTGGGGAGGGACCTACAATGGCTATTACGCCCAAAACAGCCTCAATCCGGGGAGTTTGACCTTTTCGACGGTGAGTTGCATTGTCGGATTAAAGCCTGTCGGGCCGTTTGAAGTGGAGGGTGATTCGGCAATTTTCGGGGAGAATGGCGGCACCGCCTCCATCGAAGTCGCTGGAGACAGCAACTGGACTGCGGCTGCTTCGGCAGCGTGGATCACAAGCTCGATTTATTCAGGGACCGAGGGTTATTTCAAGCCCATTTTGACGGCGACTGCGAATCCAGGCTATGCACCACGTTTGGGTTATGTGGCCTTTCAGCGCGGATTGTTGCGCGACACCGTTTGGGTGCGGCAGGCAGGGATCACGCCGAGGCTATCTGCGACACCGAGTCCGATCGTCGAAGGAGCCGCAGGTGGTTCGCGTACCATTACCGTCAATTGTGACAGCAATTGGGTGGTGACATTCGCGGATGTTTGGATCAGCTACGCGCCGGGTGCAGGCGTCGGAAATGGCAGCGTCGGCATCACGATTGCGAGCAATCCGGGTGCGGGTTTGCGCACAGGTACGGTCGTGTTCTCGCGCGGGAGCCTCACCCGCACGGTCACGATCAATCAAGACGGAACTTCGGCGTTTTGGTGCGTGCCTGTGTTGGGTGTCCCTGCTGCCGTCGGGGCCATCAATGTGCAGGTCAAGACACTGAACCGCACGTCGGGAATTGGGGAGGGTTATGTTTTGGCAACAGACAGCACCATTTTCCGGAGAGACAGCAGCTATGTTTTGCGAGTGAGTTTCAGTGGCAGTGTTGCGCCTGCGGTTTGGGTGGATTGGAATCAAGATGGCGACTTTTTTGACACTGGAGAGGCCATCGTCGCTCCTAGCGGGAGCTGGTACCCGAGTTTCGGAGGAACCAAAACCACGACGCTCAGCGTGCCGTCTACCGCCTTGCTCGGGCAGACAAGGATGCGCGTGTACGTCAAGACTTTTTCCGGAGGTCCGACCTCGGGGCCTTGCGCGATCACCAATGTGGGCGACATCGAAGACTTCAATGTCTATGTGCAGCCTTCGACGGTCTTGCCGACAGCGGATTTTGTATTGTCGGTCGATGAAAGCGAGAAGGAAGCGTATTTGCGCTGGACTTGGGAGCAGCCGACGCAGGCAAACGCTTTCAATGTGCTTCGCGAGGAAAATGGTGAATGGCATTCAGAAGCCGAACTTGATGGGAATCAGCTAGAATGGCAACCCAATGAAGGGCTTCAATCCGGCCGCTATCAGATCGTCGCGCTTTCATCTGACGGCGAAGGGCAATTTTCCAATGTTGTGGAATTCGCGAGGGATCAGGAAAACTTTTCTTGTTTGCTAAGTCCAAATCCGGTGGCTGCGGGTGATGCTTTTCAGGTTCAGTTTGGGAGGTCAGAATCCAAAGTACTGTTGCGAATCTTTGATCTAGATGGGCGTGTGCTACGGGAGGATGTGCTTTCTAATGCAGGAATGGCCTATATCAGCACCGAAGGATGGGCTGCCGGGATGTATTTGGTGCAAGTGCGGATCAAAGGAAAAGTGCAGAATTTGAGGTTGGTGATGGAGTAGGTTGGTAAATTCAACGGCTCCCGATCATCACTTCCTGAACGCACCCAATATTTCATTCAATTGCGATGGATTCCTTCGTTGGTCCCAGACGAGAAGAATTTCAATGCTCTTTTCAAGCTCTTCATAATAAACTGCGTAGGTTTTGACCATCCTCCGTCTCACGTTCCCGAAATTTGTAGCATTACCCCTGCTTGGCTCACGTGCTATTTCCGAGACCACCTTGTCAAACATTGTAATCAACTTTTCGGAATACGTGGATGTTCCATTGCGTTCGACCCAATATTTGAGTATTTCCATTCGAGACTTTTGTGCTCGTCGGGACCAAACTACAGGTTTTTCAGCCATTCTTTGATTTCGCGATCTGCCTCTTCGTTTGTAATGAAATCACCCTTTCGAATCTCTTCTTTCGAAAGTTCAATCTCTCGAATCTGTTCTTCAGATAGGATTTCTACGGTTCCTGGCTCTTCCAAATCCAAAATCATCTGTATTTCCAACAACGTTTCCTCATTCTCCGTTTTGGAGATACGTCGAATCAATTTCTCTTGAAGTTCCGTCATTGTCTTTCCAAATCAGTCAAACAAACAATTTCTAAAAATGCGAATACTGCCATCTCCATCCACCAGATACGAAAATAGCCCATAATTGGGTCTGGCGCAAGTAGCCGTCTTAGTTCCCAAACAAAGAAAACCCGTAAATTGCCCGCATGAAATACAGCGGCAATCTCGGGAAGATGCATGTTCATTTTGAAAATCCGGTCGTGTACGATCTGGAATTTGGCGACCAAACCGTCCGGATCAACGACCTTTTGGGGCAACGCATTCGGCTGAGCTTCAATGGCGTGATCAACTGCGTCAATTGCGGGAAGGTGACCAAAAAGGCATTCGGAGAGGGTTATTGCTATCCGTGTTTTATTTCTGCGCCTTCGAATGCGGAATGTGTGATCCGTCCGGAACTCTGCGAAGGGCATCTTGGCAAGGGCCGCGATCCGCAGTGGGAACTGGACAAGCACGTGCAGCCGCATATCGTGTACCTCGCGCTCACGAGCGGCGTGAAGGTGGGCGTGACCCGCGTCGCCAACGTGCCCGACCGCTGGATCGACCAAGGCGCCTGGAAGGTCATTCGCCTCGCTGAAACGCCTTACCGCCGCCTTGCCGGTGAAATCGAGGTCTTCCTCAAAGACTACGTGACCGACAAAACCAATTGGCAGCGCATGCTCAAAAACGAGATGGACACTTCCACCGATTTGCTTGCCGAGAAGGAAAGCCTGCTCAATGAACTCCCCGAGGAACTGGGCCAATACTATTCGGAGAATGACGAGATCATGGAGTTCATTTACCCCGTGCGGCAATATCCGGCAAAGGTCAACAGCCTGAATTTTGACAAAACGCCCATCATCGAAGGCGAAGTCAACGGTTTGCGCGGGCAATACCTGATGCTGGCCGATGGCCAAGTCCTCAACATCCGGCGGTTCAGTGGGTATTTTGTTGACTTCGAAGTGCTTTAACACAAAATTCATCCCTTCACCCAAAACAATTGCGGCCCCAAGCGGTCAGAAAGCTTATGAGTACGACAAAAATCGGATTGGTAACAGGCGGCAGCCGCGGCCTCGGAAAAGACATGGCTTTGGCGCTCGGGCGCAAAGGTTTTGATGTGGTCATCACCTACTTCAGCCAACAGGAAGAGGCCGACAAAGTCGTCGCCGAATTGCAAGCCATGGGCCGCAAAGCTGCTGCATTGCGCCTTGACGTCGGCGATTTGGCCTCGTTTGACCTGTTTCTGGAGGAATTATCCTCCGTGCTCAACAATGCCTTCGGCACTGGCAAATTCGACTTTCTGATCCACAATGGCGGCATGGGCGCGACGGTTCCCTTCGCGCAAGTGACCGAAGAGATGTTTGACCGGTTCATGAACGTGCACTTCAAAGGCGTGTATTTCCTCACGCAAAAGTCGGTCGGCATGATGAACGACGGCGG
It encodes:
- a CDS encoding type II toxin-antitoxin system RelE/ParE family toxin, with the protein product MEILKYWVERNGTSTYSEKLITMFDKVVSEIAREPSRGNATNFGNVRRRMVKTYAVYYEELEKSIEILLVWDQRRNPSQLNEILGAFRK
- a CDS encoding SDR family oxidoreductase, producing MSTTKIGLVTGGSRGLGKDMALALGRKGFDVVITYFSQQEEADKVVAELQAMGRKAAALRLDVGDLASFDLFLEELSSVLNNAFGTGKFDFLIHNGGMGATVPFAQVTEEMFDRFMNVHFKGVYFLTQKSVGMMNDGGRIITISSGTTRFAIPGYSVYSAMKGGLETLTKSFAKELGSRGITANVVAPGPIETDFNEAAIRNNPQMKGYLAGNTALGRVGNADDIGGVVAFLCSDDARWINGQRIEVSGGINL
- a CDS encoding DUF2797 domain-containing protein; protein product: MKYSGNLGKMHVHFENPVVYDLEFGDQTVRINDLLGQRIRLSFNGVINCVNCGKVTKKAFGEGYCYPCFISAPSNAECVIRPELCEGHLGKGRDPQWELDKHVQPHIVYLALTSGVKVGVTRVANVPDRWIDQGAWKVIRLAETPYRRLAGEIEVFLKDYVTDKTNWQRMLKNEMDTSTDLLAEKESLLNELPEELGQYYSENDEIMEFIYPVRQYPAKVNSLNFDKTPIIEGEVNGLRGQYLMLADGQVLNIRRFSGYFVDFEVL
- a CDS encoding Spi family protease inhibitor, giving the protein MRRYIVVFLLACLSVGSSLAAPVSRQAAQQIARNVFSAGDEFAPDAAEISGVIVQKWQGLPVIYAVNFSEGGFVLLSADDRARPVLGICREGAFDPKIHVPAFEWQMEEWSRQIHHIVRNQIPATEKIKQEWAKWHSPQEWLTACAEESTPLHAPKPLLPVVIVSPLLTTTWNQGCNYNANCPADGGGSCGRVWTGCGATAMAPPSYSLQSANFGVSTYLLAPCPTMFRPPIQPSRN
- a CDS encoding C10 family peptidase, which encodes MPNNVSSANPAVAQLMHHAGISLDMNYGTTESTCFFSELNNSFKEYFRYSLSTQGRGKLTHTDAQWDVVLRTELDAGRVVPYNGGAHIWVCDGYQTSPDLYHMNWGWGGTYNGYYAQNSLNPGSLTFSTVSCIVGLKPVGPFEVEGDSAIFGENGGTASIEVAGDSNWTAAASAAWITSSIYSGTEGYFKPILTATANPGYAPRLGYVAFQRGLLRDTVWVRQAGITPRLSATPSPIVEGAAGGSRTITVNCDSNWVVTFADVWISYAPGAGVGNGSVGITIASNPGAGLRTGTVVFSRGSLTRTVTINQDGTSAFWCVPVLGVPAAVGAINVQVKTLNRTSGIGEGYVLATDSTIFRRDSSYVLRVSFSGSVAPAVWVDWNQDGDFFDTGEAIVAPSGSWYPSFGGTKTTTLSVPSTALLGQTRMRVYVKTFSGGPTSGPCAITNVGDIEDFNVYVQPSTVLPTADFVLSVDESEKEAYLRWTWEQPTQANAFNVLREENGEWHSEAELDGNQLEWQPNEGLQSGRYQIVALSSDGEGQFSNVVEFARDQENFSCLLSPNPVAAGDAFQVQFGRSESKVLLRIFDLDGRVLREDVLSNAGMAYISTEGWAAGMYLVQVRIKGKVQNLRLVME